A region from the Benincasa hispida cultivar B227 chromosome 10, ASM972705v1, whole genome shotgun sequence genome encodes:
- the LOC120088517 gene encoding pentatricopeptide repeat-containing protein At5g14770, mitochondrial: MAKRSVGLPFSRLLLNQALKNPIDATFHGFSPFARTPNLSLLGRPFCSTSTPTAVQHLLAELEMEKHLQLMESGSDEKLVDMNRMSNVRQHGLEEALSLYEEMVESGIFPDVVTYGSILYGLCKHGKLSEGKLLLREMGKMGMNLNDVSYSILLDALFKAGKVAEALMTLGCMIVRGSNFDIIACTVLIDGFLKNGQIKEAECVFCNLHQLNLVPNYITYSALIDGRCKLGDINGAESTLHEMEEKHCVPNVIAYSSMINGYVKKGMLHNAFKVLRKMVHKNVMPNICTYAILLDGSFKAGWQDIALDLYNKMKQGGLKDNVFVLDAFVNNLKRSGRMEEAEDLITKMASAGLKPDLVNYTNLMDGFLKSGKESSALNLAQEMTSKNIVFDVVTFNVLINGLFKLGKCDTVSIYLAMGELGLSPDSATYNTMINGNFKKGNWESALELWNEMKSRKLVPSAITCNIMINGLCEAGKIENAIDILKEMGLMGLYPTSTTYRILLNVSSKSRRADTILKIHELLVDMHLKVDKDVFNNLISNLCKLGMTRKATAVLKDMEKRGILADTITFNALIQGYCISSHLKRAFMTYSTMLSERVSPNIGTYNLLLGGLSKAGLIHKADDLLSEIKKRGLVPDACTYETLMCGHCKVGNTKECLRLYCEMVIKGFIPRPRAYNMLIGYFSKMGKMSQAKELMNEMQRKGVSPTSSTYDILICGWCKLSKMPDLSRTLKVSYRAEAKRLFTEMNDRGFVPCESTLFCISSTFATPGKKADARMLLKSTYKRKRE, encoded by the exons ATGGCGAAGAGATCAGTGGGATTGCCGTTCTCGCGCCTTCTCCTCAATCAAGCTCTCAAAAACCCTATTGATGCTACATTCCATGGATTTTCCCCTTTCGCGCGAACCCCAAATCTCTCTCTGTTGGGCAGACCCTTCTGTTCTACTTCCACACCTACAGCTGTGCAGCATCTTCTAGCCGAGCTGGAGATGGAGAAGCATTTGCAGTTGATGGAATCG GGTTCTGATGAGAAATTGGTTGACATGAATAGAATGAGCAATGTTAGACAG CATGGGCTCGAAGAAGCACTTTCTTTGTATGAGGAAATGGTTGAAAGTGGAATCTTCCCTGATGTAGTTACTTATGGCTCCATTTTATATGGTCTTTGTAAGCATGGAAAGTTGTCTGAAGGAAAACTGCTTTTGAGGGAGATGGGAAAGATGGGTATGAATCTAAATGATGTATCATATTCTATTCTACTTGATGCATTGTTTAAGGCTGGGAAAGTTGCAGAAGCATTAATGACACTGGGTTGTATGATTGTGCGTGGGAGTAACTTTGATATAATAGCATGTACTGTTCTGATTGatggattcttgaagaatggacAAATAAAAGAGGCCGAGTGTGTATTCTGCAATTTACATCAACTTAATCTAGTTCCAAACTATATCACATATTCTGCCTTAATTGATGGCCGTTGCAAGCTGGGAGACATAAATGGTGCTGAATCTACACTGCATGAGATGGAGGAGAAACATTGTGTCCCTAATGTCATCGCCTATTCTTCTATGATCAATGGTTATGTGAAGAAAGGAATGCTTCATAATGCATTTAAAGTATTGAGAAAGATGGTTCACAAAAATGTCATGCCAAATATATGTACGTATGCAATTCTACTTGATGGTTCCTTCAAGGCTGGTTGGCAAGATATTGCCCTTGATctttataacaaaatgaaacAGGGAGGATTGaaggataatgttttcgtactGGATGCTTTTGTGAACAATTTGAAAAGAAGTGGAAGGATGGAGGAAGCCGAGGATTTGATTACAAAAATGGCATCTGCAGGGTTAAAACCCGACCTTGTCAACTACACAAATTTGATGGATGGGTTCTTGAAGTCTGGGAAAGAATCATCTGCTCTTAACCTGGCTCAGGAAATGACTTCCAAGAATATAGTGTTTGATGTTGTTACTTTCAATGTCTTAATTAATGGTTTGTTCAAGCTTGGGAAATGTGATACAGTATCAATTTACTTAGCAATGGGGGAGTTGGGGTTATCTCCAGACTCAGCAACGTACAACACCATGATAAACGGTAATTTTAAGAAGGGGAACTGGGAAAGTGccctggagttgtggaatgagATGAAGAGCAGAAAGTTGGTACCAAGTGCAATCACATGTAACATTATGATAAATGGTCTTTGTGAAGCTGGGAAGATAGAAAATGCAATTGATATTTTGAAAGAAATGGGTTTGATGGGTTTGTACCCCACATCAACTACTTATAGAATTTTACTCAATGTATCCTCAAAGAGTAGAAGGGCTGACACTATTTTAAAGATCCATGAGTTGCTTGTTGATATGCACCTTAAAGTCGATAAGGATGTTTTCAACAATCTCATAAGCAACCTGTGCAAACTAGGAATGACTAGAAAGGCAACTGCAGTGTTGAAAGACATGGAGAAAAGAGGAATTCTAGCAGACACCATAACGTTCAATGCCCTGATTCAGGGATACTGCATTAGCAGCCATCTGAAGAGAGCTTTTATGACTTATTCAACAATGTTGTCTGAAAGAGTTTCTCCAAATATTGGAACTTACAATCTCCTTCTAGGTGGCCTGTCTAAAGCAGGGTTAATACACAAGGCAGATGACCTACTTAGTGAGATAAAGAAAAGGGGCTTAGTTCCCGATGCTTGTACCTATGAAACTTTGATGTGCGGCCATTGCAAGGTTGGAAATACAAAGGAATGTTTGAGATTATATTGTGAGATGGTAATTAAAGGATTTATTCCCAGACCAAGAGCGTACAACATGCTCATTGGGTATTTTTCTAAGATGGGAAAAATGAGCCAAGCTAAGGAGCTAATGAATGAGATGCAGAGAAAAGGTGTATCCCCCACTTCTTCCACATATGACATACTGATATGTGGGTGGTGCAAGCTGTCTAAAATGCCAGATCTAAGTAGGACACTAAAAGTATCATACCGAGCTGAGGCAAAAAGATTATTCACTGAAATGAATGATCGAGGGTTTGTTCCTTGTGAAAGTACTCTTTTTTGCATTAGTTCTACATTTGCTACACCAGGGAAGAAGGCTGATGCTCGCATGTTATTGAAGAGCACATACAAGAGAAAGCGTGAGTGA